One Micropterus dolomieu isolate WLL.071019.BEF.003 ecotype Adirondacks linkage group LG23, ASM2129224v1, whole genome shotgun sequence DNA window includes the following coding sequences:
- the alg5 gene encoding dolichyl-phosphate beta-glucosyltransferase, whose translation MDFLCEIVQALVALAALGFIVVLIIAHVTAGMVKLTRHEKEKYFFTATGEKELFPSLHDPHSRELSVVIPAYNEELRMPVMLDEAMEYLENRQKQHPSFTYEVIVVDDGSKDKTTEVALQYTRKYGADKVRVLTLVKNRGKGGAVRMGTLSARGKVILMADADGATKFSDIDKVEAGLNNLNPKPENMAISCGSRAHLEKDSVAQRSMFRTFLMYGFHFLVWFFCVRGIKDTQCGFKLFTREAALKTFSSLHVERWAFDVELLYIAQRFKIPIAEVAVNWTEIEGSKLVPFWSWLQMGVDLIFIRLRYITGAWKLQLPQKTD comes from the exons ATGGATTTCCTCTGTGAAATAGTTCAAGCCTTGGTGGCATTGGCAGCTCTAGGTTTCATTGTG GTGCTCATAATAGCACACGTCACTGCCGGGATGGTGAAACTGACCCGCCACGAGAAGGAGAAATACTTCTTCACCGCCACAGGAGAGAAGGAGCTTTTCCCCAGCCTGCACGATCCCCATTCCAGGGAGCTCTCTGTGGTGATCCCGGCCTACAACGAGGAGCTTCGAA TGCCTGTGATGTTGGATGAAGCAATGGAGTACTTGGAAAACAGACAG AAACAGCACCCCTCCTTTACCTATGAGGTCATTGTCGTTGATGATGGCAGCAAAGACAAAACCACAGAG GTTGCCTTGCAGTACACTAGGAAGTACGGTGCAGATAAGGTGCGGGTTCTGACGCTGGTGAAGAACAGGGGGAAAGGAGGAGCTGTGCGGATG GGAACTCTGAGCGCCAGAGGGAAAGTCATTCTGATGGCAGATGCTGACGGAGCCACAAAGTTTTCTGACATTGACAAAGTGGAGGCTGGACTTAATAACCTCAACCCCAAACCG GAGAATATGGCGATTTCCTGCGGTTCCAGAGCTCACCTGGAGAAAGACTCGGTGGCTCAG CGATCTATGTTTCGTACATTCCTTATGTATGGCTTTCACTTCCTGGTGTGGTTCTTTTGTGTGAGAGGGATCAAGGACACTCAGTGCGGCTTCAAGCTTTTCACACGTGAGGCTGCACTCAAGACCTTCTCTTCCCTCCATGTAGAGCGATG GGCTTTTGATGTGGAGCTCCTGTATATTGCCCAGCGTTTTAAAATCCCCATAGCAGAGGTAGCAGTCAACTGGACTGAAATAGAAG GGTCCAAGCTGGTCCCGTTTTGGAGCTGGCTGCAGATGGGAGTGGACTTGATTTTCATCCGCCTGCGCTATATCACCGGAGCCTGGAAGCTACAGTTGCCGCAAAAGACtgactag
- the exosc8 gene encoding exosome complex component RRP43: MAAGFKTAEPLEYHRSFLKENCRPDGRELSEFRPTTVNIGSISTADGSALVKVGNTTVICGIKAELTNPTVEAPGKGYIVPNVDLPPLCSSRFRPGPPGEQAQAASQFVADVIESSEVIQTEDLCVDRGKLCWVLYCDMICLDYDGNLLDACIIALLAALKNTQLPEVTVSTEMCTPEVNLEKRRGLHIHKHPVGASFCVFDDSIMIVDPTAEEESLSTAPLTVVTDEEDRLCAVHKPGGTSLSGEKLQECISRARVRQREIQKLVNKVIHSVKTGK; this comes from the exons ATGGCGGCTGGGTTCAA GACTGCTGAGCCCCTGGAGTACCACAGGAGCTTTCTG AAAGAAAACTGTCGACCTGATGGACGGGAGCTGTCAGAATTCAGACCCACAACAGTGAACATAG GGTCCATATCCACAGCAGATGGCTCGGCCCTGGTGAAGGTTGGAAACACCACGGTCATCTGTGGGATCAAAGCG GAGCTGACAAACCCTACAGTGGAGGCACCTGGTAAAGGTTATATCG TGCCCAACGTGGACCTGCCGCCTCTGTGTTCCTCTCGGTTTCGGCCAGGCCCTCCTGGAGAACAGGCACAGGCTGCCAGCCAGTTTGTCGCCGATGTAATCGAAAG CTCTGAAGTGATACAAACAGAGGACTTGTGCGTTGACAGAGGAAAG CTCTGCTGGGTGCTCTACTGTGACATGATATGTCTGGACTATGATGGGAACCTGTTGGATGCTTGTATCATTGCCCTGCTGGCTGCCCTGAAGAACA CACAACTCCCAGAGGTCACCGTCAGCACGGAGATGTGTACACCAGAGGTGAATTTAGAAAAGAGACGAGGGCTGCATATCCACAAACATCCAGTCGGCGCCTCTTTTTGTGTCTTCGATGA CTCCATAATGATTGTAGACCCCACAGCCGAGGAGGAGAGTCTGTCGACCGCTCCGCTCACTGTGGTGACAGATGAGGAAGATAGGCTCTGCGCTGTACACAAACCAG GTGGGACATCACTGTCGGGAGAGAAGCTGCAGGAGTGCATCAGCAGAGCAAGAGTGCGACAGAGAGAGATCCAGAAACTCGTTAACAAAGTAATACATAGTGTGAAGACAGGAAAATAA